Proteins from one Mycobacterium adipatum genomic window:
- a CDS encoding NADH-quinone oxidoreductase subunit C, whose amino-acid sequence MTDDSDVEVIGTRRGMFGVTGTGDTSGYGRLVREVTLPGSSPRPYGGYFDAIVDALIAALGPDSFTAAVERVVVFRDELTLEVRREHLPTVAQALRDDPALRFELCLGVSGVHYPHELDRELHAVYPLMSITHNRRLRVEVAAPDTDPHIPSLFPIYPTTDWHERETYDFFGIIFDGHPSLTRIEMPDDWVGHPQRKDYPLGGIPVEYHGAQIPPPDERRSYN is encoded by the coding sequence ATGACCGACGATTCCGATGTGGAAGTCATCGGTACCCGCCGCGGCATGTTCGGGGTCACCGGCACCGGCGACACCTCGGGTTACGGACGGCTGGTTCGCGAGGTCACCCTCCCGGGGAGCTCCCCGCGGCCCTACGGCGGCTACTTCGACGCCATCGTCGACGCCTTGATCGCCGCCCTCGGTCCCGACAGCTTCACCGCCGCCGTCGAACGTGTGGTGGTGTTCCGCGACGAGCTGACACTGGAGGTGCGGCGCGAGCACCTGCCGACGGTGGCCCAGGCCTTGCGGGACGACCCCGCACTGAGATTCGAACTCTGTCTGGGTGTTTCGGGGGTGCACTACCCCCACGAACTCGACCGCGAGTTGCACGCGGTGTATCCGCTGATGTCCATCACCCACAATCGGCGGTTGCGGGTCGAAGTCGCCGCACCGGACACCGATCCGCACATCCCTTCTCTGTTCCCGATCTATCCGACCACCGACTGGCACGAACGGGAAACCTACGACTTCTTCGGGATCATCTTCGACGGGCACCCGTCGCTGACCCGTATCGAGATGCCCGATGACTGGGTGGGACATCCGCAACGCAAGGACTACCCGCTGGGCGGCATACCCGTCGAGTACCACGGTGCGCAGATACCGCCGCCGGATGAGCGGAGGTCCTACAACTGA
- a CDS encoding class I SAM-dependent methyltransferase — MKERFDTAYESHTAPWVIGEAQPAVVALEQTGLLRSPILDIGCGLGEHTILLTRLGYDVLGIDLAPHAVAQARENAAARGVDARFEIGDAFALDPGTRYDTILDSALFHIFDDVDRARYVRSLHRAVRPGGHLHLLALSDAGRGFGPQVSEQVIRSAFTDGWDVQELRTTTYRGVVGQAHAGSLGLPAGTVVDEPAWLARVRRV, encoded by the coding sequence ATGAAGGAACGGTTCGATACTGCATACGAATCACACACTGCGCCTTGGGTCATCGGTGAAGCACAACCCGCGGTGGTCGCTCTGGAACAAACAGGGCTGTTGCGCAGTCCGATTTTGGACATCGGATGCGGCCTGGGGGAGCACACGATCCTGCTGACCCGGCTGGGGTATGACGTGCTGGGCATCGACTTGGCGCCGCACGCGGTGGCCCAGGCCCGGGAGAATGCGGCCGCCCGCGGGGTGGATGCGCGTTTCGAGATCGGCGATGCTTTCGCTCTCGATCCTGGGACCCGGTATGACACCATCCTGGACAGCGCGTTGTTTCACATCTTCGACGATGTCGACCGGGCGCGCTACGTCCGGAGTCTGCACCGCGCGGTCCGGCCCGGGGGCCACCTGCACCTGCTGGCGCTCTCCGATGCCGGCCGTGGCTTCGGTCCACAGGTCAGCGAGCAGGTGATCCGCTCGGCGTTCACCGACGGCTGGGACGTCCAGGAGCTGCGGACGACGACCTACCGCGGCGTGGTGGGGCAGGCCCACGCCGGGTCGCTGGGGCTGCCGGCCGGCACGGTTGTCGACGAGCCGGCCTGGCTGGCCCGGGTGCGCCGGGTGTGA
- a CDS encoding YceI family protein, with protein MDPQDWIGNWRLDTTRTELAFHSPTFWGFAHVKGIFTDVEGSAEAVADGNVTGRLSISAASVNTGIGRRDKHLRSADFFDVERFPLIEVSVESAEVTGTSWVTLSILVTVKGQEQEYDLPVHVRDAAGGEVQLQTTTTLNRQAFGVDGNLLGMMGDAVTIEAAAVFVKQS; from the coding sequence ATGGACCCGCAGGACTGGATCGGCAACTGGCGGCTGGACACCACCCGCACCGAGCTGGCCTTCCACAGCCCGACGTTCTGGGGGTTTGCGCATGTCAAAGGAATTTTCACCGATGTCGAGGGCTCGGCGGAGGCGGTCGCCGACGGTAACGTCACGGGCCGGCTCAGCATCAGCGCTGCATCGGTGAACACCGGCATCGGCCGCCGCGACAAACACCTTCGCTCTGCCGACTTCTTCGACGTCGAGCGCTTCCCGCTCATCGAGGTGAGTGTGGAATCGGCGGAGGTCACCGGGACCTCCTGGGTCACCCTGAGCATCCTGGTGACGGTCAAGGGCCAGGAACAGGAGTACGACCTCCCGGTCCATGTCCGGGATGCGGCCGGCGGCGAGGTCCAATTGCAGACCACCACGACGCTCAATCGCCAGGCCTTCGGAGTGGACGGCAACCTTCTCGGGATGATGGGTGATGCGGTCACCATCGAAGCCGCCGCGGTTTTCGTCAAGCAGTCGTAG
- a CDS encoding hydroxymethylglutaryl-CoA lyase, producing MTKVDIREVCLRDGLQIEKPIPLSAKIALLEAIVATGVREVEATAFVSPSKVPALADAAELAAELYRFPDVEFSALVASPGGAKRAVAAGLSSIEYVVSASDAHSRANVGRDTAEATAAIADVTRIAHDHGAGVEVIIATAWDCPFDGPTPARRVIDIASAAAELGVDRIAVADTIGTTTPRRVTTLIEQVRPVIADLPLGAHFHNTRGAGLASAYAAVQSGVTRLDASVGGLGGCPFAPGASGNIATEDLVYLLRDSGIEVDVDLDAAIAAARVAQDAVGHELPSALLRAGDRILA from the coding sequence GTGACGAAAGTCGATATCCGCGAGGTCTGCCTGCGTGACGGCCTACAGATCGAGAAGCCGATCCCGTTGTCCGCCAAGATCGCACTACTGGAAGCCATTGTCGCCACCGGTGTCCGGGAGGTCGAGGCCACCGCCTTCGTCTCGCCGTCGAAGGTGCCCGCCCTGGCCGACGCGGCCGAGCTCGCCGCCGAGCTGTACCGCTTTCCCGACGTCGAGTTCTCGGCGCTGGTGGCCAGCCCGGGCGGCGCCAAACGCGCCGTCGCGGCCGGTTTGAGTTCGATCGAGTACGTGGTGTCGGCATCGGATGCGCACAGCCGGGCCAACGTCGGACGTGACACCGCGGAAGCCACTGCGGCGATCGCCGACGTCACCCGCATCGCCCACGATCACGGCGCCGGAGTCGAGGTCATCATCGCCACCGCCTGGGACTGCCCGTTCGACGGTCCGACGCCAGCTCGCCGGGTGATCGATATCGCTTCGGCGGCGGCCGAACTCGGTGTCGACCGGATCGCCGTCGCCGACACCATCGGAACCACCACCCCGCGCCGGGTCACCACCTTGATCGAGCAGGTCCGCCCGGTGATCGCCGACCTGCCGCTGGGCGCGCACTTCCACAACACCCGCGGCGCCGGACTGGCCAGCGCATACGCCGCCGTGCAATCCGGGGTCACCCGGCTGGATGCCTCCGTCGGCGGCCTGGGTGGCTGCCCGTTCGCTCCGGGCGCCAGCGGCAATATCGCCACCGAGGATCTCGTCTACCTGTTGCGGGACAGCGGTATCGAGGTCGACGTCGACCTCGACGCCGCGATCGCGGCGGCCCGGGTGGCCCAGGACGCCGTCGGGCACGAACTGCCCAGTGCGCTGCTGCGCGCCGGTGATCGCATCCTGGCCTGA
- a CDS encoding DUF6285 domain-containing protein yields the protein MTDLHYKPTAAELVAAVAEFLEGEVRAETSGAVNFHARVAANVLRTVQRELLDDTADEPRAALFELGFGDEPALAAAIRAGAFDGRDAQVIPALRALVSHRLKVAHPGYEE from the coding sequence GTGACGGATCTGCACTACAAGCCGACCGCCGCGGAACTGGTCGCCGCCGTCGCGGAGTTCCTGGAGGGCGAGGTCCGCGCCGAGACGTCGGGGGCGGTCAACTTCCACGCCCGGGTCGCCGCCAACGTGCTGCGCACCGTGCAACGGGAGCTGCTCGACGACACCGCCGACGAGCCCCGGGCCGCGCTGTTCGAGCTGGGGTTCGGCGACGAGCCCGCGCTGGCGGCCGCGATCCGGGCCGGGGCCTTCGACGGCCGCGATGCGCAGGTGATCCCCGCGCTGCGCGCGCTGGTGTCGCACCGGCTGAAAGTCGCACACCCCGGCTATGAGGAGTAA
- the nuoE gene encoding NADH-quinone oxidoreductase subunit NuoE, which yields MTLIELQLGQRPDESGPPISAGPQAYSDDVTERLSADAEQIIARYPVARSALLPLLHLVQAQDGYLTPAGVGFCAAQLGLTPAEVTAVATFYSMYRRTPTGDYLVGVCTNTLCAVMGGDAILEVLQDHLGVHAGETTADGKVTLEHIECNAACDYAPVVMVNWEFFDNQTPSSARQLVDELRAGRTVNPSRGAPLCTFTQTARILAGFPDQRPGANDGAPGEASLAGLRIAHERGMTAPAVGEPAQAPPAVPAPKDGDHP from the coding sequence GTGACACTCATCGAACTCCAACTCGGGCAGCGGCCCGACGAATCCGGTCCCCCGATCAGCGCTGGGCCCCAGGCCTATTCGGACGACGTGACCGAGCGGCTGTCCGCCGACGCCGAGCAGATCATCGCCCGCTACCCGGTGGCGCGGTCAGCGCTGCTGCCGCTGCTGCACCTGGTGCAGGCTCAGGACGGCTATCTCACCCCGGCGGGCGTCGGGTTCTGCGCCGCACAGCTGGGCCTCACCCCTGCCGAGGTCACCGCCGTCGCCACGTTCTACTCGATGTACCGGCGCACCCCCACCGGCGACTACCTGGTCGGGGTGTGCACCAATACGCTGTGCGCGGTCATGGGGGGCGACGCCATTCTTGAGGTGCTGCAGGACCATCTCGGGGTGCATGCCGGTGAGACCACCGCCGACGGCAAGGTCACCCTCGAGCACATCGAGTGCAACGCCGCCTGCGATTACGCGCCGGTGGTGATGGTCAACTGGGAGTTCTTCGACAACCAAACCCCTTCGTCGGCACGGCAACTCGTCGACGAGTTGCGTGCGGGCCGCACCGTCAACCCGTCGCGCGGCGCACCGCTGTGCACATTCACCCAGACCGCACGCATCCTCGCCGGATTCCCCGATCAGCGGCCCGGCGCAAATGACGGTGCACCCGGTGAGGCGAGCCTGGCCGGTCTGCGCATCGCCCACGAACGCGGTATGACCGCACCCGCGGTCGGCGAGCCCGCGCAGGCACCGCCGGCTGTGCCTGCGCCGAAGGACGGGGACCACCCGTGA
- a CDS encoding acyl-CoA dehydrogenase family protein, with product MDFALPEHLPGLLAEMDAFIETEIKPLERENMQYFDRRREFARTDLDNGGVPAREWEDLLDEMRRRADAAGWLRYGLPEEFGGRGGSNLDMAVIREHLAHKGLGLHNDLQDESSIVGNFPQVIMMSRFGTDAQKREWVEAMLTGERSMAFGLTEPNHGSDATWMETTAVRDGDDWVINGAKRWNTGVHRATHDLVFARTSGQDGSAVGITAFLVPTDTPGFTVPYYWWTFNMPSDHGEVELKDVRVPADAVLGEVDHGLEVGQTFLHENRIRQAASSLGAAQYCIDRAAQYAGDRIVFGKPLSVNQAVQWPLAELQTEAQMVRLLVYYAAWHLDRDHHMEVSDKVSMANYRANRLVCEAADRAMQIHGGVGYSRHEPFEHIYRHHRRYRITEGAEEIQIRRVAQRMLKFGRK from the coding sequence GTGGATTTCGCTTTACCCGAACACCTTCCGGGTTTGCTGGCCGAGATGGACGCGTTCATCGAGACCGAGATCAAACCGCTGGAACGCGAGAACATGCAGTACTTCGACCGGCGCCGTGAGTTCGCCCGCACCGACCTGGACAACGGCGGCGTCCCGGCCCGCGAATGGGAGGATCTGCTCGACGAGATGCGCCGCCGGGCCGATGCCGCCGGCTGGTTGCGCTACGGGTTGCCCGAGGAATTCGGCGGCCGCGGCGGCAGCAACCTGGATATGGCGGTGATCCGGGAACATCTGGCGCACAAGGGCCTCGGACTGCACAACGACCTGCAGGACGAGTCCTCGATCGTCGGCAACTTCCCTCAGGTCATCATGATGAGCCGGTTCGGCACCGACGCCCAGAAGCGGGAGTGGGTGGAGGCGATGCTCACCGGTGAGCGCTCGATGGCGTTCGGGCTCACCGAACCCAACCACGGCAGCGATGCCACCTGGATGGAGACGACCGCGGTCCGCGACGGCGACGACTGGGTGATCAACGGCGCCAAGCGGTGGAACACCGGTGTGCACCGGGCCACCCATGACCTGGTCTTCGCGCGGACATCCGGCCAAGACGGTTCCGCGGTGGGGATCACCGCCTTTCTGGTGCCCACCGACACCCCGGGTTTCACCGTCCCCTACTACTGGTGGACCTTCAACATGCCCAGCGATCATGGCGAGGTGGAACTCAAGGACGTCCGGGTGCCTGCCGACGCGGTGCTCGGCGAGGTCGACCACGGGCTCGAGGTCGGCCAGACCTTCCTGCACGAGAACAGGATCCGGCAGGCCGCCAGCAGCCTGGGGGCGGCGCAGTACTGCATCGACCGGGCCGCGCAGTATGCCGGAGACCGGATTGTGTTCGGCAAACCGCTGTCGGTGAATCAGGCCGTGCAGTGGCCGCTGGCCGAGCTGCAGACCGAGGCCCAGATGGTGCGACTGCTGGTGTATTACGCGGCCTGGCATCTGGATCGCGACCACCACATGGAGGTGTCGGACAAGGTCTCGATGGCCAACTACCGGGCCAACCGGCTGGTGTGTGAGGCCGCCGACCGGGCGATGCAGATCCACGGCGGTGTGGGCTACAGCCGCCACGAACCGTTCGAGCACATCTACCGGCACCACCGCCGGTACCGGATCACCGAGGGTGCCGAGGAGATCCAGATCCGTCGGGTCGCCCAGCGCATGCTGAAGTTCGGCCGCAAGTGA
- a CDS encoding TetR/AcrR family transcriptional regulator, with the protein MTPPETLTAKGRQTRDAIELAARKLFAERGFHGTTLADITSAAGKSSAVFYRYFDDKEDLLASLAESFLHDIVEPSGTRVPLPESPQDSDYFTTVVTGYWNLFRQNIGIMIAVAQLGATQPRFAQVQHEFRRFGMDMVAESVRRAREQGYAQDLEPEHIAAAIALLFENFTVVVVGKPDTELQISDADAIRTLSTIWKKTLYGF; encoded by the coding sequence ATGACGCCCCCGGAGACGCTCACCGCCAAGGGCCGTCAGACCCGTGACGCCATCGAACTGGCCGCCCGGAAGTTGTTCGCCGAGCGTGGTTTTCACGGCACCACGCTGGCCGATATCACCTCCGCGGCCGGGAAGTCCTCGGCGGTGTTCTACCGATACTTCGATGACAAGGAAGACCTGCTGGCCTCGCTGGCCGAGTCCTTCCTGCACGATATCGTCGAGCCGTCCGGCACCCGGGTGCCGCTACCGGAGTCGCCGCAGGACAGCGACTATTTCACCACGGTGGTGACCGGGTACTGGAATCTGTTCCGGCAGAACATCGGCATCATGATCGCCGTTGCACAGCTCGGTGCCACCCAGCCGCGTTTTGCGCAGGTGCAGCACGAGTTCCGGCGGTTCGGCATGGACATGGTCGCCGAATCCGTGCGCCGCGCCCGCGAACAGGGCTACGCGCAGGACCTGGAACCCGAACACATCGCGGCCGCGATCGCATTGCTGTTCGAAAACTTCACCGTCGTCGTGGTGGGCAAACCGGACACCGAGCTGCAGATCAGCGATGCCGACGCCATCAGGACCCTATCGACGATCTGGAAGAAAACCCTGTACGGCTTCTAA
- a CDS encoding CaiB/BaiF CoA transferase family protein, producing MTAIGALDGIRVLELGTLISGPFAGRLLGDMGAEVIKIELPGAPDPLRTWGQAELDGHHFFWTVHARNKKAATLDLRTARGRELFLELVDRSDIIVENFRPGTLEKWDLGYEVLRARNKGIILVRVSGYGQTGPDAGKAGYASVAEAASGLRHMNGFPGGPPPRLALSLGDSLAGMFAAQGALAALYRRSVTGEGQIVDTALTESCLAIQESTIPDYDVGGVVRGPSGTRLEGIAPSNIYQSANGSWVVIAANQDTVFRRLCAAMGKPELATDDRFVNHVARGRNQDELDTIIGAWAADREPGEIIATLSDAGVISGPINTVAEVVEDPQLRARGMIADHWDDRVQRNVKGPGVIPVLSETPGGIRNGGSARPGQHNDEVYSGLLGLSAEELTTLQEQGVL from the coding sequence GTGACGGCAATCGGGGCCCTCGACGGCATCCGGGTCCTGGAGCTCGGCACGCTGATCTCCGGGCCGTTCGCGGGCCGGCTGCTCGGTGACATGGGCGCCGAGGTCATCAAGATCGAACTGCCCGGCGCACCGGACCCGCTGCGCACCTGGGGTCAGGCCGAACTCGATGGGCACCACTTCTTCTGGACGGTGCACGCCCGCAACAAGAAGGCCGCCACCCTGGATCTGCGCACCGCGCGGGGCCGCGAGCTGTTCCTGGAGCTGGTGGACCGCTCCGACATCATCGTGGAGAACTTCCGACCCGGCACCCTGGAGAAGTGGGACCTGGGCTACGAGGTCCTGCGTGCACGCAACAAGGGCATCATCCTGGTGCGGGTGTCCGGGTACGGCCAGACCGGTCCGGACGCCGGTAAGGCCGGCTACGCCTCGGTCGCCGAGGCGGCCAGCGGGTTGCGCCACATGAACGGATTCCCGGGCGGTCCGCCGCCGCGGCTGGCGCTGTCGCTGGGCGACAGCCTGGCCGGCATGTTCGCCGCGCAGGGCGCGCTGGCCGCGCTCTACCGGCGCAGTGTCACCGGCGAAGGCCAGATCGTCGACACCGCGTTGACCGAAAGCTGCTTGGCCATCCAGGAATCCACCATTCCCGACTACGATGTCGGCGGCGTGGTGCGGGGACCATCGGGGACCCGACTGGAGGGCATCGCGCCATCGAACATCTACCAGAGCGCCAACGGCAGCTGGGTGGTGATCGCGGCCAACCAGGACACGGTGTTCCGCCGGCTGTGCGCGGCGATGGGCAAGCCCGAACTGGCCACCGACGACCGCTTCGTCAATCACGTGGCGCGCGGACGCAACCAAGACGAGCTCGACACGATCATCGGCGCCTGGGCGGCCGACCGGGAACCGGGCGAGATCATCGCCACGCTGTCCGACGCCGGAGTGATCAGCGGTCCGATCAACACCGTGGCCGAGGTGGTCGAGGACCCACAGCTGCGGGCCCGCGGAATGATCGCCGACCACTGGGACGATCGGGTGCAGCGCAATGTCAAGGGCCCGGGTGTCATCCCGGTGCTCTCGGAGACACCGGGCGGCATCCGCAACGGTGGATCGGCCCGTCCGGGCCAGCACAATGACGAGGTGTACTCGGGACTGCTGGGTCTGAGCGCCGAGGAACTGACGACGCTGCAAGAGCAAGGGGTGCTGTGA
- the nuoD gene encoding NADH dehydrogenase (quinone) subunit D, protein MSAHNSPPVVMVGGQDWDAVVAAAREHAGERIVVNMGPQHPSTHGVLRLILEIEGETITEARCGIGYLHTGIEKNLEYRNWTQGVTFVTRMDYLSPFFNETAYCLGVEKLLGVTDDIPERASVIRVMLMELNRISSHLVALATGGMELGAMSAMFFGFRERELVLSMFETITGLRMNHAYIRPGGLAADLPDEAMAQLRELLDALPQGLRDLEKLLRENYIWKARTQGIGYLDLTGCMALGITGPVLRSTGLPHDLRRAQPYCGYETYDFEVCTDDGCDAYGRYLIRVDEMKESLKIVEQCVARLKPGPVMLTDKKLAWPADLKVGPDGLGNSKEHIAKIMGSSMEALIHHFKLVTEGIRVPAGQVYVAVESPRGELGVHMVSDGGTRPYRVHYRDPSFTNLQAVAAMCEGGMVADAISAVASIDPVMGGVDR, encoded by the coding sequence ATGTCGGCGCACAACTCCCCGCCCGTGGTCATGGTCGGCGGTCAGGACTGGGATGCGGTGGTGGCGGCTGCTCGCGAGCACGCCGGCGAGCGCATCGTGGTCAACATGGGGCCGCAGCACCCGTCCACCCACGGCGTACTGCGTCTCATCCTGGAGATCGAAGGCGAGACCATCACCGAGGCCCGCTGCGGAATCGGCTACCTGCACACCGGAATCGAGAAGAACCTCGAGTACCGGAACTGGACTCAGGGTGTCACCTTCGTGACCCGGATGGACTACCTGTCCCCGTTCTTCAACGAGACCGCCTACTGCCTGGGCGTGGAGAAGCTGCTCGGCGTCACCGATGACATCCCCGAACGAGCCAGCGTCATCCGTGTCATGCTGATGGAACTCAACCGGATCTCCAGCCACCTGGTCGCACTGGCCACCGGAGGTATGGAGCTGGGCGCCATGTCGGCCATGTTCTTCGGCTTCCGCGAACGCGAGCTGGTGCTGAGCATGTTCGAGACCATCACCGGGTTGCGGATGAACCACGCCTACATCCGGCCGGGCGGATTGGCCGCCGATCTGCCCGACGAGGCGATGGCCCAGCTGCGCGAACTGCTCGACGCGCTGCCCCAGGGACTGCGGGATCTGGAGAAACTGCTGCGGGAGAACTACATCTGGAAGGCCCGCACCCAGGGCATCGGGTACCTGGACCTGACCGGATGCATGGCGCTGGGTATCACCGGGCCGGTGCTGCGGTCCACCGGTCTGCCCCATGACCTGCGCCGGGCGCAGCCCTACTGCGGGTATGAGACCTACGACTTCGAGGTCTGCACCGACGACGGCTGTGATGCCTACGGTCGCTATCTGATTCGCGTCGACGAGATGAAAGAGTCGCTGAAGATCGTCGAGCAGTGCGTCGCCCGGTTGAAGCCGGGGCCGGTGATGTTGACCGACAAGAAGCTCGCCTGGCCCGCGGATCTCAAGGTCGGCCCGGACGGGCTGGGCAACTCCAAGGAGCACATCGCGAAGATCATGGGCTCCTCCATGGAGGCCCTGATCCATCACTTCAAGCTGGTCACCGAGGGCATCCGGGTGCCCGCCGGCCAGGTGTACGTCGCCGTCGAGTCCCCCCGGGGCGAGCTCGGCGTGCACATGGTCAGCGACGGCGGCACTCGACCGTACCGCGTGCACTACCGCGACCCCTCGTTCACCAATCTGCAGGCGGTGGCCGCGATGTGTGAGGGCGGCATGGTCGCCGACGCCATTTCCGCGGTGGCCTCGATCGACCCGGTCATGGGAGGTGTGGACAGGTGA
- a CDS encoding NADH-quinone oxidoreductase subunit A codes for MNVYTPILVLGAIAAVFAIGSVGIATFVGPRRYNRAKLEAYECGIEPLLPAEDAKLATGQRFPVKYYLTAMLFIIFDIEIVFLYPWAVSFDSLGLFAVVEMLLFMLTVFVAYTYVWRRGGLSWD; via the coding sequence ATGAACGTCTATACACCCATCCTGGTGCTCGGGGCGATCGCTGCCGTCTTCGCGATCGGCTCGGTGGGCATTGCCACCTTCGTCGGGCCGCGCCGCTACAACCGGGCGAAACTGGAAGCCTACGAATGCGGGATCGAACCGCTGCTGCCCGCCGAGGACGCCAAGCTCGCCACCGGCCAGCGATTCCCGGTGAAGTACTACCTGACCGCAATGTTGTTCATCATCTTCGACATCGAGATCGTGTTCCTCTACCCGTGGGCGGTGTCGTTCGACTCACTGGGGCTCTTCGCCGTGGTCGAGATGCTGCTGTTCATGCTGACCGTCTTTGTGGCCTACACCTACGTCTGGCGCCGGGGAGGGCTGTCATGGGACTAG
- a CDS encoding phosphotransferase family protein translates to MTDPAALAGVLAPALGDVTVTDLRVLTGGASRATWAFDAHTASGVRALILRTGPPDDVHAGMELEAAALRRAAATGAPVPEIIAADNSPAALGNPFLICEFIGGETIVPKIARTLDDTSRARLLRQCAQALAAIHRADPAGIGLVASDPLHEWRHRLDEMGDTTATFEWAFRWLELHRPPATPPVLVHGDFRMGNLIVDDTGLAAVLDWELTHIGEALDDLAWFCIRAWRFGAPASRGAGGLGSIEDFVTAYEEAGGTPVDRVALRWWLVAATLRWGVICRYQYERHRSGLTRSVELAAIGRRVCETEYDLLNLLEAS, encoded by the coding sequence GTGACCGATCCCGCGGCGCTCGCCGGGGTGTTGGCACCCGCGCTCGGCGATGTCACGGTGACCGACCTGCGGGTGCTCACCGGCGGGGCCAGCCGCGCCACTTGGGCCTTCGACGCGCACACGGCATCGGGAGTGCGCGCGCTGATCCTGCGCACCGGGCCACCCGATGACGTGCACGCCGGCATGGAGTTGGAGGCCGCGGCGCTGCGCCGGGCCGCGGCCACCGGGGCGCCGGTGCCGGAGATCATTGCGGCCGACAACTCCCCTGCCGCCCTGGGCAATCCGTTCCTGATCTGCGAGTTCATCGGCGGGGAGACCATCGTGCCCAAGATCGCGCGCACGCTGGATGACACCTCGCGGGCACGGTTGCTGCGGCAGTGTGCGCAGGCGCTGGCCGCGATCCACCGGGCCGACCCGGCGGGCATCGGGCTGGTGGCCTCGGACCCGCTGCACGAGTGGCGTCATCGCCTCGACGAGATGGGTGACACCACAGCGACGTTCGAGTGGGCCTTCCGGTGGCTGGAACTGCATCGGCCACCGGCGACACCGCCGGTGTTGGTCCACGGCGACTTCCGGATGGGAAACCTGATCGTCGACGACACCGGCCTGGCGGCGGTGCTCGACTGGGAGCTGACCCATATCGGCGAGGCCCTCGATGATCTCGCCTGGTTCTGCATCCGGGCCTGGCGCTTCGGCGCGCCCGCGTCGCGGGGTGCGGGCGGACTGGGCAGCATCGAGGATTTCGTCACCGCGTACGAAGAGGCCGGCGGGACACCGGTGGACCGCGTCGCGCTGCGCTGGTGGTTGGTCGCGGCCACGCTGCGCTGGGGGGTCATCTGCCGCTACCAGTACGAACGGCACCGCAGCGGGCTGACCCGCTCGGTGGAGCTGGCCGCCATCGGGCGGCGGGTGTGCGAGACCGAGTACGACCTGCTCAATCTCTTGGAGGCATCGTGA
- a CDS encoding NuoB/complex I 20 kDa subunit family protein: MGLEEQLPGGILLSTVEKVAGYVRKGSLWPATFGLACCAIEMMATAGPRFDISRFGMERFSATPRQADLMIVAGRVSQKMAPVLRQVYDQMAEPKWVLAMGVCASSGGMFNNYAVVQGVDHVVPVDIYLPGCPPRPEMLLNAILKLHAKIAEMPLGVNRAEAVAAAEQAALASPTTIELTGLLRS; encoded by the coding sequence ATGGGACTAGAGGAACAACTGCCCGGCGGGATCCTGCTCTCCACCGTCGAGAAGGTTGCCGGCTACGTCCGGAAAGGCTCGTTGTGGCCGGCCACGTTCGGGTTGGCATGCTGCGCCATCGAGATGATGGCGACCGCCGGCCCACGGTTCGACATCTCCCGCTTCGGCATGGAACGGTTCTCCGCGACACCGCGGCAGGCCGACCTGATGATCGTTGCAGGGCGGGTCAGCCAGAAGATGGCACCGGTGCTACGCCAAGTCTACGACCAGATGGCAGAACCGAAATGGGTACTGGCCATGGGTGTCTGCGCATCGTCGGGCGGCATGTTCAACAACTACGCGGTGGTTCAGGGGGTCGACCACGTGGTCCCGGTGGACATCTATCTGCCCGGCTGCCCACCGCGACCGGAGATGCTGCTGAACGCGATACTCAAACTGCACGCCAAGATCGCCGAGATGCCGCTCGGGGTGAACCGCGCCGAGGCCGTCGCCGCCGCCGAGCAGGCCGCGTTGGCCTCCCCGACGACGATAGAGCTGACCGGGTTGCTGCGCTCATGA
- a CDS encoding nuclear transport factor 2 family protein, whose amino-acid sequence MTAEVADRLFDAIERGDYTDIEALWADDVAVWHSGDQADNDRALALRVIRWFLRTTATRRYEILDRQFFDGGFVQQHVLHADATHGASIELRVCIVIKVGADGRITRIDEYFDPADMAPLLTS is encoded by the coding sequence ATGACAGCAGAGGTGGCCGACCGCCTGTTCGACGCCATCGAACGCGGCGACTACACCGACATCGAGGCGCTGTGGGCCGACGATGTCGCGGTGTGGCACAGCGGTGACCAGGCCGACAACGACCGGGCTCTGGCGCTACGGGTCATCCGCTGGTTCCTCCGGACCACCGCGACACGCCGGTACGAGATCCTCGATCGACAGTTCTTCGACGGCGGGTTCGTCCAGCAGCATGTCCTGCACGCCGACGCCACCCATGGCGCTTCGATCGAATTGCGGGTATGCATCGTGATCAAGGTGGGAGCCGACGGCCGCATCACCCGGATCGACGAGTATTTCGACCCGGCCGACATGGCTCCCCTGCTGACGAGCTGA